A window from Flavobacterium sp. 83 encodes these proteins:
- the alaS gene encoding alanine--tRNA ligase, whose protein sequence is MTSQDVRKQFLDFFASKGHLIVPSAPIVLKDDPTLMFNNSGMAQFKEYFLGNATPKSNRIADTQKCLRVSGKHNDLEDVGFDTYHHTMFEMLGNWSFGDYFKKEAINWAWELLTEVYKIPKENLYVSVFEGNEEENVPFDQEAWDIWKELIDEDRIILGNKKDNFWEMGDQGPCGPCSEIHVDLRSEEEKLQVSGKSLVNNDHPQVVEIWNNVFMEFNRKADGSLEKLPAKHVDTGMGFERLCMALQGKTSNYDTDVFTPLIEKVEQITGLKYTPNDVTLSGVEESEEQNKTNIAIRVVVDHVRAVAFAIADGQLPSNTGAGYVIRRILRRAIRYGFTFLNTKEPFINQLVAVLANQMGEFFPEIKSQQQLVTNVIREEEASFLRTLDQGLQLLENVVTETKGATVSGVKAFELYDTFGFPIDLTALILREKGFELDEAGFNAAMQEQKNRSRAASEVSTEDWSVLIPGNVETFVGYDQTESDVKITRIRKVDSKKDGILYQIVLDNTPFYPEGGGQVGDKGILVSANETIEIIDTKKENNLILHFAKRLPENVNAGFVAKVNQDLRSLSSRNHSATHLMHQALRSILGTHVEQKGSLVNPNYLRFDFSHFAKMTESELQQVEDFVNARIQEQLPLIERRNIPIQQALEEGAMALFGEKYGDNVRAIKFGESMELCGGIHVKNTAEIWHFKIVSEGAVAAGIRRIEAITSDAVKAHFASYENTLNEVKSALKNPQDILKAVYSMQEENAKLAKQIEALVKDKVKNLKASLTVEIQEINGVQFLAKQVDLNPEGAKDLAYELGNLGNNLFLVLATADEEKPMLTCYVSKELVAEKNLNAGQVVRELGKFIQGGGGGQPFFATAGGKNVAGIQQALEKAVDFVK, encoded by the coding sequence ATGACATCACAAGACGTACGTAAACAATTTCTGGATTTTTTTGCATCAAAAGGACACTTAATCGTTCCATCAGCACCCATAGTTCTAAAAGATGACCCAACCCTGATGTTCAACAACTCAGGAATGGCACAATTCAAAGAATATTTCCTTGGGAACGCCACGCCAAAAAGCAATAGAATTGCCGATACGCAAAAATGTCTTCGTGTTTCAGGAAAACACAATGACTTAGAAGATGTAGGCTTTGATACCTACCACCATACCATGTTTGAAATGTTGGGAAACTGGTCTTTTGGAGATTATTTCAAAAAAGAAGCCATCAACTGGGCTTGGGAACTTTTGACAGAAGTCTATAAAATCCCAAAAGAAAACTTATACGTTTCTGTTTTTGAAGGAAATGAAGAAGAAAACGTACCATTCGACCAAGAAGCTTGGGATATTTGGAAAGAATTGATTGACGAAGACCGAATCATTCTTGGAAATAAAAAAGACAATTTCTGGGAAATGGGTGATCAGGGACCTTGTGGGCCGTGTTCAGAAATTCATGTGGATTTACGTTCTGAAGAAGAAAAATTACAAGTTTCAGGAAAAAGCTTAGTAAACAATGACCATCCGCAAGTAGTGGAAATCTGGAATAATGTGTTTATGGAATTCAACCGTAAAGCCGATGGTTCTCTAGAGAAACTACCAGCAAAACACGTTGATACCGGAATGGGATTTGAGCGTTTGTGCATGGCATTACAAGGAAAAACGTCTAATTATGATACGGATGTTTTCACGCCACTTATTGAAAAAGTAGAGCAAATTACAGGATTAAAATACACACCAAATGATGTCACTCTGAGCGGAGTCGAAGAGAGCGAAGAACAGAATAAAACCAACATCGCTATTCGTGTCGTGGTGGATCACGTTCGTGCCGTAGCTTTTGCTATTGCTGACGGGCAGTTGCCGTCAAACACTGGTGCAGGTTACGTAATTCGTAGAATTTTACGTCGTGCAATTCGTTACGGGTTTACCTTCTTGAATACTAAGGAACCGTTTATCAATCAATTGGTAGCTGTTTTAGCAAATCAAATGGGGGAGTTTTTCCCGGAAATCAAATCGCAACAACAATTGGTTACCAATGTAATTCGTGAGGAAGAAGCTTCTTTCTTGAGAACATTAGACCAAGGATTACAGTTGCTGGAAAATGTAGTTACCGAAACGAAAGGAGCAACTGTTTCAGGTGTTAAAGCATTTGAATTATACGATACTTTCGGGTTTCCAATTGATTTAACCGCATTAATCCTGAGAGAAAAAGGATTTGAATTAGACGAGGCTGGTTTTAACGCTGCGATGCAAGAACAAAAAAATCGTTCCCGTGCCGCATCAGAAGTTTCTACCGAAGATTGGTCTGTATTGATTCCTGGAAACGTAGAAACATTTGTGGGTTACGATCAAACTGAAAGTGATGTGAAAATTACTCGTATCCGTAAAGTCGACAGTAAAAAAGATGGGATTTTATACCAAATCGTTTTAGATAACACACCTTTCTACCCAGAAGGTGGAGGACAAGTAGGTGACAAAGGGATATTGGTTTCTGCAAATGAAACCATCGAAATCATCGATACCAAAAAAGAAAATAACCTAATTTTACATTTTGCCAAAAGATTACCAGAGAATGTAAATGCTGGTTTTGTGGCTAAAGTAAATCAGGATTTGAGAAGTTTATCTTCCAGAAATCACTCGGCTACACACTTAATGCACCAAGCGTTGAGAAGTATTTTAGGGACACACGTAGAACAAAAAGGTTCCTTGGTAAACCCAAATTATTTGCGTTTTGACTTTTCTCATTTTGCTAAAATGACGGAGTCTGAATTACAACAAGTGGAAGATTTTGTAAACGCAAGAATTCAGGAGCAATTGCCACTTATCGAAAGAAGAAATATTCCAATTCAGCAAGCTTTAGAAGAAGGCGCAATGGCACTTTTTGGAGAGAAATATGGAGATAATGTGCGTGCTATAAAATTTGGCGAAAGCATGGAATTATGTGGTGGAATCCATGTAAAAAACACGGCTGAAATCTGGCATTTCAAAATCGTTTCTGAAGGAGCGGTTGCTGCGGGAATTCGTCGTATTGAAGCCATTACCAGTGATGCGGTAAAAGCGCATTTTGCTTCGTATGAGAACACATTAAATGAAGTGAAATCAGCCTTGAAAAATCCTCAGGATATTTTGAAAGCCGTTTATTCGATGCAAGAAGAAAATGCCAAATTAGCCAAACAAATTGAAGCTTTGGTAAAAGATAAAGTAAAAAACTTGAAAGCGAGTTTAACAGTTGAAATACAGGAAATAAACGGCGTTCAATTCTTGGCAAAACAAGTAGATTTGAATCCGGAAGGAGCAAAAGATTTGGCTTACGAATTAGGAAATTTAGGGAATAACTTATTTTTGGTTTTGGCTACAGCCGACGAAGAAAAACCAATGTTAACCTGTTATGTTTCTAAAGAATTAGTCGCAGAAAAAAATCTAAATGCAGGACAAGTGGTTCGTGAATTGGGTAAGTTTATCCAAGGTGGCGGTGGTGGACAACCGTTTTTTGCGACAGCAGGAGGAAAGAATGTAGCTGGAATTCAACAAGCTTTAGAAAAAGCAGTTGATTTTGTAAAATAA
- a CDS encoding DUF4136 domain-containing protein: MKAIKLLPVLLLLVVASCSSVKVYSDFDKNVDFSQYKTYAFHRRGIDRVEVSELDKKRILHAIDNELSKKGMTKSETPDLLINILTKERERVDVNQYNTGWGYGWGWGWNPYLWGGRSYVSTSTEGTLYIDLIDAKKKELVWEGEGVGYLTENRKEKEKQINEFVAKILAEFPPKAK, translated from the coding sequence ATGAAAGCAATTAAACTCCTTCCAGTATTGCTACTTCTTGTAGTAGCGTCATGCAGTTCCGTAAAAGTGTATTCTGATTTTGATAAAAATGTAGATTTTAGTCAATACAAAACCTATGCATTCCATAGAAGAGGCATCGACAGAGTCGAAGTTTCAGAATTAGACAAGAAAAGAATCCTGCATGCTATTGACAATGAACTAAGCAAAAAAGGAATGACTAAGAGTGAGACACCCGATTTGCTTATCAATATTTTAACCAAAGAAAGAGAACGAGTAGATGTTAACCAATACAACACCGGATGGGGTTACGGTTGGGGATGGGGATGGAATCCTTATTTATGGGGAGGACGCAGCTATGTTTCTACTTCAACTGAAGGGACTCTTTATATTGATTTAATTGATGCTAAGAAAAAAGAATTAGTTTGGGAAGGTGAAGGCGTAGGTTATTTGACCGAAAACCGAAAAGAAAAAGAAAAACAAATCAACGAATTTGTGGCTAAAATTTTAGCGGAATTTCCACCAAAAGCGAAATAG
- a CDS encoding GSCFA domain-containing protein — MQFRTEIPILQSNYPIDYNSKIMSLGSCFAVNMAEKLDYFKFQNSCNPVGILFHPLAIEKLIDFAVSEKQFTENDIFFHNESWHCFDVHSDLSNSNKEDLLTSLNAIIKSTKLQLQDASHIIITYGTSWVYRNIESDSIVANCHKVPQKQFAKELLTVEEIEKSIANTVKSIHAGNPDCKIIFTVSPVRHIKDGFVENQWSKANIISALHEAFDFRLSTINYFPSYEIMMDELRDYRFYAEDMLHPNQVAIDYIWKRFKETTISETAFATMEEVESIQKSLSHRPFNPNSESHLKFQSKVREKITKLENQYSFMKF, encoded by the coding sequence ATGCAATTCAGAACCGAAATTCCTATTCTTCAAAGTAATTATCCCATAGACTATAATTCAAAAATTATGTCTTTAGGTTCTTGTTTTGCAGTAAATATGGCGGAGAAATTGGATTATTTTAAATTTCAAAATAGCTGTAATCCGGTTGGTATTTTGTTCCATCCGTTGGCGATTGAAAAGCTGATTGATTTTGCTGTGTCCGAAAAGCAATTTACAGAAAATGATATTTTTTTTCATAATGAAAGCTGGCATTGTTTTGATGTACATTCGGATTTGAGTAATTCAAATAAAGAGGATTTATTAACGTCTTTAAATGCAATAATCAAATCTACAAAACTGCAATTGCAAGACGCTTCCCATATTATTATCACTTACGGAACGTCATGGGTATATCGAAATATTGAAAGCGATTCTATTGTGGCCAATTGCCATAAAGTGCCACAAAAGCAGTTTGCGAAAGAATTGCTTACTGTTGAAGAAATAGAAAAAAGTATTGCTAATACAGTGAAATCAATCCATGCTGGAAATCCGGATTGCAAGATTATTTTCACGGTTTCACCAGTACGACACATCAAGGATGGTTTTGTGGAAAATCAATGGAGCAAAGCCAATATAATTAGTGCGCTTCATGAGGCTTTTGACTTTCGACTTTCGACTATAAATTACTTTCCTTCTTACGAAATCATGATGGATGAACTTCGGGATTACCGTTTTTATGCCGAAGATATGTTGCATCCTAATCAAGTGGCAATTGATTATATTTGGAAGCGTTTCAAGGAAACTACCATTTCAGAAACCGCTTTTGCTACAATGGAAGAAGTAGAAAGTATTCAAAAAAGTCTTTCACACAGGCCTTTTAACCCAAATTCTGAAAGTCATTTAAAGTTTCAGTCCAAAGTCAGAGAAAAAATCACTAAATTGGAAAATCAATATTCATTTATGAAATTTTAA
- a CDS encoding aromatic amino acid hydroxylase, whose translation MNSTIESNPLLDRLPKHLKQFIKPQDYNDYTPINQAVWRYVMRKNVNYLSKVAHSSYLEGLKKTGVEVDNIPSMYGMNRILTEIGWAAVAVDGFIPPNAFMEFQAYNVLVIASDIRQLEHIEYTPAPDIIHEGAGHAPIIANPEYAEYLRRFGEIGCKAISSHKDYQMYEAIRLLSILKEAEDTPQADIDAAEKAVEDLQNNMGELSEMAQIRNLHWWTVEYGLIGTIDNPKIYGAGLLSSIGESAWCMTDNVNKIPYDISAANQSFDITKLQPQLYVTPNFAYLSLVLEEFANKMALRTGGLSGINKLIHSNALGTIELSTGIQISGVFTNVIEEEGKPVYIQTTGKTALSYREKELVGHGTIKHAEGFGSPIGKLKGINLAIEDMSPRDLSAYSITENKSVTLEFEGDITVKGEIITGSRNLHGEIILISLKNCTVTHGETVLFQPEWGNYDMAIGKKVISAFSGPADVNSFDLISHVPTSKTIKAKHTAERDDLEVLYQTIRNIRETKDTETSLVPIFDKLRTNHPNDWLLAVEITELLKNQNEPQLLQEVITYLDQLKEKRPEVAHLIAGGLDLIFDKEKA comes from the coding sequence ATGAACTCAACTATAGAAAGTAATCCATTATTAGACCGATTACCAAAGCACTTAAAGCAATTTATTAAGCCTCAGGATTATAACGACTACACACCTATAAACCAGGCAGTTTGGCGGTATGTAATGCGCAAAAACGTAAATTATCTTTCGAAAGTTGCACATAGCTCTTACCTCGAAGGTTTAAAAAAAACGGGAGTCGAAGTTGACAACATTCCAAGTATGTACGGCATGAATAGGATTCTCACCGAAATAGGTTGGGCAGCGGTTGCTGTAGATGGTTTTATTCCGCCAAATGCTTTTATGGAATTTCAGGCCTATAATGTGCTTGTAATTGCCTCCGACATTCGTCAGCTCGAACATATAGAATACACGCCCGCGCCAGATATTATTCACGAAGGTGCTGGTCATGCGCCCATTATTGCCAATCCTGAATATGCAGAATACCTGCGTCGTTTTGGAGAAATAGGCTGTAAAGCGATTTCTTCACATAAAGATTACCAAATGTACGAAGCCATCCGACTGCTTTCTATCTTGAAAGAAGCCGAAGATACGCCGCAAGCTGATATTGATGCTGCCGAAAAAGCAGTGGAAGATTTGCAGAACAACATGGGTGAATTATCGGAAATGGCACAAATCCGAAACCTGCATTGGTGGACCGTAGAATATGGTTTAATAGGAACCATCGACAATCCAAAAATATACGGTGCCGGACTGCTTTCGTCTATCGGAGAAAGTGCTTGGTGTATGACGGATAACGTTAATAAAATTCCTTACGATATATCAGCAGCGAACCAAAGTTTTGATATTACCAAACTGCAACCGCAACTTTATGTCACTCCAAATTTTGCTTATTTAAGCCTGGTTTTAGAAGAGTTTGCCAATAAAATGGCGTTGCGCACCGGAGGATTATCGGGGATTAATAAACTGATTCATTCCAATGCTTTAGGGACGATTGAATTGAGCACCGGAATTCAAATTTCGGGAGTTTTCACAAATGTTATTGAAGAAGAAGGAAAACCCGTTTACATCCAAACAACTGGAAAAACAGCTTTGTCGTACAGAGAAAAAGAATTAGTGGGTCATGGAACAATCAAACATGCCGAAGGTTTTGGAAGTCCTATTGGAAAACTCAAAGGAATAAATCTCGCGATTGAAGACATGAGCCCAAGAGATTTAAGCGCCTATTCTATTACTGAAAACAAAAGTGTAACGCTGGAATTTGAAGGTGATATCACCGTAAAAGGAGAAATCATTACAGGTTCCAGAAATCTGCACGGAGAGATTATTTTAATCAGTTTAAAGAATTGCACCGTGACTCACGGAGAAACTGTTTTGTTTCAACCGGAATGGGGAAATTACGATATGGCGATAGGAAAAAAAGTGATTTCGGCTTTTTCAGGCCCCGCTGATGTGAATAGTTTTGATTTGATTTCACACGTTCCAACAAGCAAAACCATCAAGGCAAAACACACTGCTGAACGTGACGATTTAGAGGTTTTATACCAAACAATTCGAAACATAAGAGAAACTAAGGATACAGAAACTTCATTGGTACCAATTTTTGATAAATTGCGTACCAATCATCCAAACGACTGGTTGCTCGCTGTTGAAATCACGGAGCTTTTGAAAAACCAAAACGAACCTCAATTGTTACAGGAAGTAATAACTTATCTCGATCAATTAAAAGAAAAAAGACCCGAAGTAGCGCATTTGATTGCTGGTGGTTTGGATTTGATTTTTGATAAAGAGAAGGCTTAA
- a CDS encoding esterase-like activity of phytase family protein: MRKFLFLIVLQAILLSCSNLRQSTQNKLTPSLKLISSIEIPFDKTFQNTKVGGLSGIDYDVKNDLYYLICDDRSVFNDSRFYTAKIHLDEDKIKNIDFQNVTYLKDEAGKNYGNWSTSPSTACDPEDIRYNSKTNSLVWTSEGARVVTTDKLILQNPSLNFIDLKGNFLGKATLPANLEIQKEEKGPRNNGTLEGISFDFKHNNIYTNIEEPLFEDSNQANTSKGGLIRLYQFSAKTKKNTAQYGYQLEPIALEPNPKGAFAVNGVSAIQYYGKNQLLVVERSYSTGTQACTIKVFLCDLKKATNVKNYGSLKNQNFELASKKLILNMDDLGIFIDNIEGLTFGPKLTNGNPSIIFVSDNNFSDKQKTQVLVFELVK, from the coding sequence ATGCGTAAATTTTTATTCCTAATTGTTTTACAAGCCATTCTTCTTTCTTGTTCCAATTTAAGACAATCAACCCAAAACAAACTTACTCCTAGTTTAAAACTTATCAGTTCCATTGAAATTCCTTTTGACAAAACTTTTCAGAATACTAAAGTGGGCGGTTTATCAGGAATCGACTATGATGTAAAAAACGATTTGTATTACCTGATATGTGATGACAGATCAGTTTTCAACGATTCCAGATTTTACACGGCGAAGATTCATTTAGATGAAGACAAGATAAAAAATATTGATTTTCAAAACGTAACTTATTTAAAAGATGAAGCCGGAAAAAATTATGGCAACTGGAGTACTAGTCCTTCAACGGCATGTGACCCAGAGGATATCCGATACAATTCAAAAACCAATTCCTTAGTTTGGACTAGCGAAGGCGCTCGTGTAGTTACTACAGATAAATTAATTTTACAAAATCCTTCCCTAAATTTTATAGATTTAAAAGGTAATTTTCTTGGCAAAGCCACATTGCCAGCTAATTTAGAAATACAAAAAGAGGAAAAAGGGCCTAGAAATAACGGAACACTAGAAGGAATCTCTTTTGACTTTAAACACAACAATATCTACACCAATATTGAAGAACCTCTTTTTGAAGATAGCAACCAAGCCAATACCAGTAAAGGAGGTTTGATCAGATTGTATCAATTTAGTGCCAAAACAAAGAAGAACACTGCTCAATACGGATACCAACTGGAACCTATTGCACTTGAACCCAATCCGAAAGGTGCTTTTGCTGTCAATGGCGTTTCAGCAATTCAGTATTATGGTAAAAACCAGTTGCTGGTTGTGGAACGCTCCTACTCTACCGGAACACAAGCCTGCACGATAAAAGTATTTTTATGTGATTTAAAAAAAGCAACTAATGTTAAAAACTATGGTTCGTTAAAGAACCAAAATTTTGAATTAGCATCAAAAAAACTGATACTGAACATGGATGATTTGGGAATTTTTATTGATAATATTGAAGGCCTTACTTTTGGACCAAAACTAACAAATGGCAATCCATCGATCATTTTTGTTTCAGATAATAATTTTTCAGATAAACAGAAAACGCAGGTATTGGTATTTGAATTGGTGAAGTAA
- a CDS encoding group III truncated hemoglobin: MTQLTDITNLEDIKLLVDTFYSKVQKDEFIGIIFNEKIGNRWPEHLEKMYRFWQTILLEEHTYCGSPFPPHKQLPVAKEHFERWMEIFTETTNNLFEGPLADEAKLRAKNMAEMFNYKIEYFRNIEKN, from the coding sequence ATGACACAACTTACGGATATTACCAATCTTGAAGATATCAAATTGCTTGTTGATACTTTTTATTCTAAAGTTCAAAAAGATGAATTTATTGGAATTATATTCAATGAAAAAATAGGCAACCGCTGGCCAGAACATTTGGAAAAAATGTATCGCTTCTGGCAAACTATTTTACTTGAAGAGCACACCTATTGCGGCAGTCCTTTTCCACCACACAAACAATTGCCAGTTGCCAAAGAACACTTTGAACGCTGGATGGAAATTTTCACCGAAACGACCAATAATTTATTCGAAGGCCCACTAGCTGATGAAGCAAAACTTCGTGCCAAGAATATGGCCGAAATGTTCAACTATAAAATTGAGTATTTCAGAAACATAGAAAAGAACTAA
- a CDS encoding M23 family metallopeptidase, which yields MAKVKYYYDSENLAYRKIKVRKRKKFGVVALFLVASALFGFLCFIVLLNTPYFETPKDRLQAREIDNLKLNFSILNKKMDQVDDVIVDIEDRDNNLYRVYFNTTAIPDSVRKSGFSDINRYKTLEGYNNSQLVINTTKRVDVLTKELSIQSKSLDVILGLAKAKNKLLAAIPAIQPVRNENLKRLASGFGYRTDPFTKARKMHEGMDFSAKTGTPIYATGDGVVSKADNTVSGFGNHVVIRHGYGYETLYGHLSKYNCRAGQRVKRGDIIGYVGSTGRSEGPHLHYEVHKDGKVVNPLNFYYGNISAIEYVAISKLANQENQSLD from the coding sequence ATGGCGAAAGTAAAATATTATTACGATTCCGAAAATCTAGCATACCGAAAAATAAAAGTAAGAAAAAGAAAGAAATTTGGTGTTGTAGCCTTATTTTTAGTAGCATCGGCCTTGTTTGGATTTTTATGTTTTATTGTTTTATTGAATACACCTTATTTTGAAACACCAAAAGACCGTTTGCAAGCGCGTGAAATTGATAATTTGAAATTAAATTTTTCTATTTTAAATAAGAAAATGGATCAGGTTGATGATGTGATTGTAGATATTGAAGATAGAGATAATAATTTATACAGGGTTTATTTTAACACGACGGCGATTCCTGACTCGGTACGAAAATCAGGTTTTAGTGACATCAATCGCTATAAAACATTAGAGGGCTATAACAATTCCCAACTGGTAATCAACACGACAAAAAGAGTTGATGTGCTTACTAAAGAATTGTCGATTCAGTCAAAATCACTGGATGTAATTTTAGGCTTAGCTAAAGCAAAAAATAAATTATTGGCAGCTATTCCTGCCATTCAGCCAGTAAGAAATGAGAATTTAAAACGATTGGCATCAGGTTTTGGATATCGAACGGATCCTTTTACGAAAGCTAGAAAAATGCATGAGGGAATGGATTTCTCAGCAAAAACAGGGACTCCCATTTATGCTACGGGAGATGGAGTGGTATCAAAGGCAGATAATACGGTTTCTGGTTTTGGAAATCATGTAGTAATTAGGCATGGTTATGGATACGAAACGCTGTATGGCCATTTAAGCAAATACAATTGCAGAGCCGGGCAAAGAGTGAAACGCGGCGACATAATAGGATATGTAGGAAGTACAGGAAGATCCGAGGGACCACACTTGCATTATGAAGTACACAAAGACGGCAAAGTGGTGAATCCATTGAATTTTTATTATGGAAATATATCAGCGATTGAG
- a CDS encoding DUF4230 domain-containing protein, with product MLRRILIGIAVIGGIFLLFKYCDFKKKDDEDITYNTNLIQQQILNVGKLVVTEGHFSEVITYKNQQKYLLDMLSFEKKALVVVNADVTVAYDLHKMKYDIDEKNKTITIVSIPKEEIKISPDIQFYDVEQSKLNPFTGDDYNKINRSVKANLAKKIEKSSLKNNAQNRLISELSKILILTNTMGWKLQYEGKVIESEKDFGKQIKL from the coding sequence ATGCTGAGAAGAATACTTATTGGAATAGCAGTTATCGGTGGAATATTTTTGTTATTTAAATATTGCGATTTTAAGAAAAAAGATGATGAAGATATCACGTACAACACAAATCTCATTCAGCAACAAATTCTGAACGTAGGTAAATTGGTAGTTACAGAAGGCCATTTTTCTGAAGTGATCACCTATAAAAATCAACAAAAATACTTGTTGGATATGCTTTCTTTCGAGAAAAAAGCTTTGGTGGTTGTCAATGCCGATGTGACTGTAGCGTATGATTTGCATAAAATGAAATATGACATTGATGAGAAAAACAAGACCATAACGATTGTAAGTATTCCAAAAGAAGAAATAAAAATCAGTCCTGACATTCAATTTTATGATGTAGAGCAAAGTAAACTGAATCCTTTTACGGGAGATGATTACAACAAAATCAATAGGTCAGTTAAAGCTAATCTAGCTAAGAAAATTGAAAAATCGTCACTCAAAAATAATGCTCAAAACCGCTTAATTAGTGAATTGTCCAAAATATTGATTCTGACCAATACCATGGGGTGGAAATTGCAATACGAAGGAAAAGTAATCGAAAGCGAGAAAGATTTTGGTAAGCAAATAAAATTATAA